One Osmerus eperlanus chromosome 13, fOsmEpe2.1, whole genome shotgun sequence genomic region harbors:
- the LOC134032327 gene encoding transforming growth factor beta activator LRRC33-like isoform X1 has translation MMMGHTLNLFYLLWSHSLLYPVFGRQDLHHQELSQQHQNLTSVPDGLDPRLRGLDLSHNMIRQLGLLALPDLKRLDLSYNHLELMDDLVFQYVPELIELNLARNELNNNVEINSKTLQRLQTLRRLDMSLNSLDGDAVGLYISNMSSLEHLDLTGNTLMKLMSKSFTGAKGLRTISLENNLISHIEPGTFITLRELESLNLARNNLAHICDFKLHQVKFLNLSRNSIEFFVTHEDEELYKLEILDLSHNNLLYFPIVPKTSHLRHLHLQHNMLGAMSTEVQVPESNTLYKEITCAKNSTLENDNIYSNWRHIPLVYMDLSNNHFRYFPLQTLRYLTALETLNLSTNCLSDFSYDSAQDGTVGNFAQPLFPSLRYFDLQNNDITHLSPLSLQSLPRIETLNLQQNTVKPCEPRPKPDNMTKRSPQPDLSCVNFSQIRTLRHLNLQDNGIEVLHPRTFDQTPLVSLKLARNEDLMIRLDTLEGVQRSLQSLSISEINMTNTDWSLPCLTALTQLNISYNNLVAIPDSIVCSPIRELDVRNNAFVSLDDSLVANLSVRLQVLYISGNALNCCDTNWLIILRKAKVNIPDLYKSECITAYNGSLILLTEFLHNPSLFCLYESGTPELSFVLVIIFILFVSTAFTTLVVCIQKVCCQRRSFIV, from the exons ATGATGATGGGACACACTCTCAATCTCTTTTACCTCTTATGGTCACACTCTCTCCTTTATCCAGTCTTTGGAAGGCAAGATCTGCACCACCAG GAGCTGTCCCAGCAACACCAGAACCTGACGTCAGTTCCTGACGGACTGGACCCAAGGCTTAGGGGACTGGACCTCTCCCACAACATGATCAGGCAGCTGGGCCTGCTGGCTCTACCAGACCTGAAGAGACTGGACCTCAGCTATAACCATCTTGAGCTCATGGATGATCTGGTTTTCCAGTATGTTCCAGAACTGATAGAACTGAACCTGGCCCGTAATGAGCTGAACAACAACGTTGAGATAAACAGCAAAACCCTACAGCGCCTCCAAACATTGAGGAGGCTGGATATGTCTCTGAACAGCTTAGATGGTGATGCAGTAGGACTTTATATTTCCAACATGTCCTCTCTGGAACACCTAGATCTCACAGGAAATACTTTGATGAAACTAATGTCAAAATCCTTTACAGGAGCCAAGGGCTTGAGAACGATTTCCCTTGAAAATAATCTCATATCACATATAGAGCCGGGGACATTTATAACTTTGAGAGAACTAGAAAGTTTGAACTTGGCCCGAAACAATTTGGCCCACATCTGTGACTTCAAACTCCATCAGGTGAAATTCTTGAACCTGAGCCGAAATTCTATTGAGTTCTTTGTAACACACGAGGATGAGGAATTGTACAAACTTGAAATCTTGGATCTGAGTCACAACAACCTCCTTTATTTTCCAATTGTCCCAAAGACCAGTCATCTGAGACACCTTCACCTGCAACACAACATGTTGGGGGCCATGAGCACAGAGGTCCAGGTGCCAGAGTCCAACACTCTTTACAAAGAGATCACGTGTGCGAAGAACAGTACTTTAGAGAACGATAACATATATTCCAACTGGAGGCACATACCGTTGGTTTATATGGACTTGAGTAACAATCACTTCAGGTACTTTCCTCTACAAACCCTGAGGTATCTGACAGCTTTGGAAACACTGAATTTGAGTACAAACTGTTTGTCTGATTTCAGCTATGACTCTGCGCAGGATGGTACTGTGGGAAACTTTGCCCAACCGCTCTTTCCCTCCTTGCGGTACTTTGACTTGCAAAACAATGACATCACACActtatcccccctctctctacagtCCCTGCCTCGTATAGAGACTCTGAATCTACAACAGAACACCGTGAAGCCATGTGAACCAAGACCAAAACCAGACAACATGACAAAACGAAGCCCACAACCTGATTTGTCCTGCGTCAACTTCAGCCAAATTAGGACTCTAAGACATCTTAACTTACAAGACAATGGCATAGAGGTTCTCCATCCAAGAACTTTTGATCAAACAcctctcgtttctctcaaactggCAAGGAATGAAGATTTGATGATACGCTTGGATACCTTGGAGGGTGTCCAGAGAAGTTTACAGTCACTTAGTATCAGTGAAATTAACATGACAAACACTGACTGGTCTTTACCTTGTTTAACAGCACTGACTCAGCTTAACATTTCCTACAACAACCTAGTTGCGATCCCTGACAGCATTGTATGTTCTCCAATAAGAGAGCTTGATGTTAGAAATAATGCTTTTGTTTCATTAGATGATTCTTTGGTTGCTAATTTGTCTGTGCGTCTTCAAGTTCTATATATTAGTGGAAACGCTTTAAACTGCTGTGATACAAACTGGCTGATAATCTTGAGGAAAGCCAAGGTTAACATTCCAGACCTTTATAAATCGGAATGTATCACAGCTTACAATGGAAGCCTTATACTGCTGACTGAGTTTTTACACAATCCTTCCCTTTTTTGTTTGTATGAGTCTGGGACACCAGAACTGAGTTTTGTACTGGTTATAATATTCATCCTATTTGTGTCTACTGCGTTTACAACATTGGTTGTGTGTATACAAAAAGTGTGTTGCCAAAGAAGATCTTTTATTGTGTGA
- the LOC134032530 gene encoding gap junction alpha-3 protein-like, whose amino-acid sequence MGDWNLLGKLLEKAQEHSTVVGKVWLTVLFIFRILVLSAAAEKVWGDEQSGFTCDTKQPGCENVCYDVTFPISHVRFWVLQIIFVSTPSLIYLGHILHLVRMEEKQKQREKEQAQNSEKQQFIVEVKSSRKPFVRDDKGRVRLQGELLRTYVFNIIFKTLFEVGFIVAQYLLYGFQLKPLYTCDRSPCPNTVNCYISRPTEKTIFIIFMLGVASLSLFLNLIEMYHLGFTKCRQGLRYHRMQVSSEFITKEPSETAVPFVPSYDDYFHSHHHTVQPAYPPVPSYNLSPLSEETDSAYQPYHSKAAYKQNKDNLAVERSSSKPEDMDLKGKKGGAGSVGGSAPGSPSMVKSNRQAKHSNNKTRIDDLKI is encoded by the coding sequence ATGGGTGACTGGAACCTGCTGGGAAAGCTGCTGGAGAAGGCCCAGGAGCACTCCACGGTTGTGGGCAAGGTCTGGCTGACCGTCCTTTTCATCTTCCGCATCCTGGTCCTCAGCGCCGCAGCCGAGAAGGTCTGGGGTGACGAGCAGTCAGGCTTCACCTGCGACACCAAGCAGCCCGGTTGCGAGAACGTCTGCTACGACGTCACGTTCCCCATCTCGCACGTGCGCTTTTGGGTCCTGCAGATCATCTTCGTCTCAACGCCCAGTCTGATCTACCTGGGCCACATCCTCCACCtggtgaggatggaggagaagcagaagcagagggagaaagagcagGCGCAGAACAGTGAGAAGCAGCAGTTCATCGTGGAGGTTAAGAGCAGCAGGAAACCCTTCGTCAGGGATGACAAGGGCAGAGTCCGCCTGCAGGGGGAGCTTTTGCGCACCTACGTCTTCAACATCATCTTCAAGACGCTGTTCGAGGTTGGCTTCATTGTGGCACAGTACCTTCTCTACGGCTTCCAGCTGAAGCCCCTTTACACCTGCGACCGCTCACCCTGTCCCAACACCGTGAACTGCTACATCTCACGCCCCACAGAGAAAAccatcttcatcatcttcatgTTAGGAGTGGCCAGCCTGTCCTTGTTCCTCAATCTCATCGAGATGTACCACCTGGGCTTCACCAAGTGTCGACAGGGCCTCCGGTACCACCGCATGCAGGTCTCCTCTGAGTTTATCACTAAGGAGCCCAGCGAAACAGCCGTGCCTTTCGTGCCCAGCTACGACGACTACTTCCACAGTCACCACCACACGGTGCAGCCTGCTTACCCCCCGGTGCCCTCCTAcaacctctctcccctgtcagaGGAGACAGACTCCGCCTACCAGCCGTACCACAGCAAGGCTGCCTACAAGCAGAACAAGGATAACCTGGCGGTGGAGAGAAGCAGCAGCAAGCCAGAGGATATGGATCTGAAAGGGAagaaggggggagcagggagtgtGGGGGGATCAGCTCCTGGGTCACCCAGCATGGTCAAGTCCAACCGTCAAGCcaaacacagcaacaacaaGACCAGAATAGATGATCTGAAGATCTGA
- the LOC134032802 gene encoding uncharacterized protein LOC134032802 yields the protein MPGQMLQQLPPPPDLLNIAKRCLMYNLLVLENTRNALDRDIKHFTERAFVEVQDCLIKQQPTNLRDCCDLLKVLCAKCHVIQQLSATFKNLTSDLQCIAKAPLKGNLLPNQVELSRERGIQVPDVLKFGPMLQNVLMAGSITGAVQLLGATLSLHQLQLFFTSQADSLLPKDAFTHCTVSTTQHSTVFEAPVLTFEAPVLTFEIARKHDKAQNVVRMKKTTEVQQIGVKPSVALQPAPTPQVNILKSSSSPPLPNNYQHAGVCSPNNTPVPSVLTGQGMENNVFVLHQKQTSSQLVHFLRSNAKNKHVMEVTYEWSEYFQNTSSLCRTEAAATEPLVDGGMKHQTREAKMEEPGVAASQVLLRKQSFPEVDTHYPVFTVKRVESGGSLTYTCMIATKTELWDVGDIFTDVRHATSQSSALEKEGVLQISCTENHVERTTNAILTPSQLQTEEANPRLEVSRDLESFQKCSVSSSVNLFRGPELNHLSIPKSSQTIIPKFQVRKFEEMAVVVSHMVSPGCFYIQHSDASLQLQALHTNSLKDSRSLAELRSIPDIGSYVMSWFPSQEMWCRAQVTKICGMCGENNPEDCDRTSSSIQVEVRRLDYGDSSCLSLWDIKELHPDMTSLPVQAVQVALAKVSPADGSAWSQVAVGWFRDMVENRTLFARLYIQGDGEGAKVLVELFMERGKIGAMRRGASLSLRLAQNGHAKHDKLRNVGIKRSSAQEQTRKREAAWGMYLISCYTQHHKYPLSHIKTTLHFPAQCPTKNNTAILRPLKARLGDVAALVWRSVLIDLAPCPDYTSWCSFVDLVLPLAPPDEPDLESKMNWGSFYAVISGVNRYSTGIGRIWLSVIFIFRILVLVVAAESVWGDEKSGFTCNTQQPGCNSVCYDQFFPISHIRLWALQLILVSTPALLVAMHVAHRRHIDKKILRRTGRGSPKDLEHIKSKKFQIIGALWWTYMISIIFRIGFEVTFLYIFYLIYPDFKMVRLVKCDSFPCPNTVDCFVSRPTEKTIFTVFMLSVSGVCVLLNLAEVAYLIGRACMRCCHGSDEESKVAWITQKLSSYKQNEINQLIADHSLKAKFNVTRKTPVEKGERCSAF from the exons ATGCCTGGACAAATGCTACAACAATTACCACCACCACCTGACCTACTTAATATCGCCAAAAGATGTCTCATGTATAACCTGTTAGTATTGGAGAACACCAGGAACGCACTGGATCGAGATATAAAACATTTCACGGAACGG gCCTTTGTGGAGGTACAAGATTGTCTAATTAAGCAGCAGCCAACCAATCTTCGGGATTGCTGCGACCTTCTGAAAGTTCTGTGTGCCAAATGTCATGTAATCCAACAACTTTCTGCTACATTTAAAAACCTCACATCTG ATCTACAATGCATCGCTAAAGCCCCTTTAAAGGGAAACCTACTTCCCAACCAGGTAGAACTGTCCAGGGAAAGGGGCATCCAGGTGCCGGATGTACTGAAGTTCGGCCCCATGCTCCAGAATGTCCTGATGGCAGGTTCTATCACAGGGGCAGTCCAGCTTCTGGGAGCTACCCTGtccctccaccagctccagcTCTTCTTTACCTCCCAGGCTGATAGTCTGCTCCCGAAGGATGCATTCACACACTGCACGGTCTCTACCACCCAGCACAGCACAGTCTTTGAGGCACCAGTCTTAACCTTTGAGGCACCAGTCTTAACCTTTGAGATTGCAAGGAAGCATGACAAAGCACAGAACGTTGTTCGCATGAAGAAAACGACAGAAGTACAGCAGATTGGGGTTAAACCAAGTGTAGCGCTTCAGCCAGCACCGACTCCGCAGGTCAATATTCTGAAGTCATCATCATCCCCACCACTGCCAAATAACTATCAACATGCAGGTGTCTGTAGCCCTAACAACACACCAGTACCCTCAGTGCTCACTGGCCAGGGGATGGAGAACAACGTATTTGTGCTGCACCAGAAGCAGACTTCCTCCCAGCTTGTCCACTTCCTGCGATCCAACGCCAAGAACAAGCATGTTATGGAGGTCACCTATGAATGGAGTGAATACTTTCAGAACACCTCTAGTCTCTGCCGAACTGAAGCCGCTGCCACAGAGCCCCTTGTGGATGGGGGGATGAAGCACCAGACCAGAGAGGCTAAGATGGAGGAGCCAGGAGTGGCAGCGTCACAAGTCCTGTTGAGGAAGCAGTCGTTCCCAGAGGTGGACACACACTACCCAGTCTTCACCGTGAAGAGAGTGGAGTCTGGAGGTTCTCTGACCTACACCTGCATGATCGCAACCAAAACCGAGCTCTGGGACGTGGGAGACATCTTCACTGACGTCAGACACGCTACCTCTCAGAGTAGCGCCTTAGAGAAAGAAGGCGTTCTTCAAATCTCCTGTACTGAAAATCACGTGGAGAGGACCACAAACGCTATCCTGACCCCCAGCCAGCTCCAGACTGAAGAGGCCAACCCGAGGCTGGAGGTCAGCAGAGATCTCGAGAGCTTCCAGAAGTGCTCTGTCTCATCTTCCGTCAACCTCTTCAGAGGTCCAGAACTTAACCACCTCAGCATTCCAAAGTCTAGCCAAACGATCATTCCAAAGTTTCAGGTACGGAAGTTTGAGGAGATGGCGGTGGTGGTTAGTCACATGGTCAGCCCTGGGTGCTTCTACATCCAGCATTCAGATGCCTCCCTGCAGCTTCAAGCCCTCCACACAAA CAGTCTGAAGGACAGTCGTTCATTGGCAGAGCTGCGGAGCATCCCAGATATTGGGAGCTATGTGATGAGCTGGTTCCCCTCACAGGAGATGTGGTGCAGAGCCCAGGTCACCAAGATCTGTGGCATGTGTGGAG agaacAACCCAGAAGACTGTGACAGAACCTCCAGCAGCAtccaggtggaggtgaggaggctgGACTACGGGGACTCTTCCTGTTTGTCCCTCTGGGACATTAAGGAGCTCCATccagatatgacctcacttcccgtTCAGGCTGTCCAGGTTGCTCTGGCCAAA GTGTCCCCAGCGGACGGCTCTGCCTGGTCCCAGGTGGCGGTGGGTTGGTTCAGGGACATGGTGGAGAACAGGACCCTGTTCGCCAGGCTTTACATtcagggagatggggaaggtgcCAAGGTCCTTGTGGAGCTCTTcatggagagggggaagatTGGGGCCATGAG gaGAGGGGCCTCCTTGTCACTGAGATTGGCTCAGAATGGACACGCCAAGCATGATAAGCTGAGGAACGTGGGCATCAAGAGAAGTAG TGCTCAAGAGCAGACAAGGAAACGAGAAGCAGCCTGGGGGATGTACCTCATCTCCTGTTATACTCAACACCACAAATA ccCTCTGTCCCACATCAAAACCACACTCCACTTCCCTGCCCAGTGCCCTACCAAGAACAATACA GCCATCCTTCGGCCTCTTAAAGCACGGCTGGGTGATGTAGCGGCTCTTGTCTGGCGTAGCGTTCTGATCGACCTGGCTCCATGTCCGGACTACACCTCATGGTGTTCGTTTGTGGACCTGGTCCTGCCCCTCGCACCCCCGGATGAGCCCG ACCTGGAATCCAAAATGAACTGGGGGTCCTTTTATGCTGTGATCAGCGGCGTAAACAGGTATTCCACTGGCATCGGCCGCATTTGGCTCTCCGTGATCTTTATCTTTCGCATTCTGGTCCTGGTGGTGGCGGCTGAAAGCGTTTGGGGTGACGAGAAGTCCGGGTTCACGTGCAACACCCAGCAGCCTGGCTGCAACAGTGTCTGCTACGACCAGTTTTTCCCCATCTCGCACATCCGCCTGTGGGCTCTGCAGCTCATCCTGGTGTCCACCCCGGCCCTGCTGGTGGCCATGCATGTGGCCCACCGGCGTCACATTGACAAAAAGATCCTGAGGAGGACGGGCAGAGGCAGCCCCAAAGACCTGGAGCACATCAAGAGCAAGAAGTTCCAGATCATCGGAGCTCTCTGGTGGACCTACATGATCAGCATCATCTTCCGAATCGGCTTTGAGGTGACCTTCCTCTACATCTTCTACCTGATTTACCCCGACTTTAAGATGGTGCGCCTGGTGAAGTGTGACTCGTTCCCGTGCCCAAACACGGTGGATTGCTTTGTCTCCAGGCCCACGGAGAAGACCATATTCACTGTATtcatgctgtctgtgtctggggTGTGCGTGCTCCTAAACCTGGCAGAGGTGGCCTATCTGATTGGTCGAGCTTGCATGCGATGCTGCCATGGCTCAGACGAGGAGAGTAAAGTAGCCTGGATCACCCAGAAGCTGTCATCCTATAAACAGAATGAGATTAATCAGCTGATAGCGGACCATTCTCTCAAGGCTAAGTTCAATGTGACCAGAAAGACCCCTGTGGAGAAGGGTGAGAGGTGTTCTGCTTTCTGA
- the LOC134032354 gene encoding vacuolar ATPase assembly integral membrane protein VMA21-like: MDGLAKTSHSSTSCAAPDFRGNESSLASALKTLLFFTVLMVTVPIGLYFASKAYIFEGTMKMSNSDSYFYAAIVAVLAVHVVLALFVYVAWNEGPPKSKGKHD, translated from the exons ATGGACGGTTTGGCCAAAACATCGCATAGCAGCACCTCTTGTGCAGCGCCGGATTTCAGAGG TAATGAGAGTTCCCTGGCGTCTGCCCTCAAaactctcctcttcttcaccgTCCTGATGGTCACTGTGCCCATTGGCTTATACTTCGCATCAAAGGCTTATATATTTGAAG GTACAATGAAGATGTCCAATTCAGACAGCTACTTCTATGCTGCCATTGTTGCTGTGCTTGCTGTGCACGTAGTCCTGgctctgtttgtgtatgtagcCTGGAATGAAGGACCTCCCAAGAGCAAAGGCAAACATGACTAA
- the LOC134032327 gene encoding transforming growth factor beta activator LRRC33-like isoform X2, with translation MIRQLGLLALPDLKRLDLSYNHLELMDDLVFQYVPELIELNLARNELNNNVEINSKTLQRLQTLRRLDMSLNSLDGDAVGLYISNMSSLEHLDLTGNTLMKLMSKSFTGAKGLRTISLENNLISHIEPGTFITLRELESLNLARNNLAHICDFKLHQVKFLNLSRNSIEFFVTHEDEELYKLEILDLSHNNLLYFPIVPKTSHLRHLHLQHNMLGAMSTEVQVPESNTLYKEITCAKNSTLENDNIYSNWRHIPLVYMDLSNNHFRYFPLQTLRYLTALETLNLSTNCLSDFSYDSAQDGTVGNFAQPLFPSLRYFDLQNNDITHLSPLSLQSLPRIETLNLQQNTVKPCEPRPKPDNMTKRSPQPDLSCVNFSQIRTLRHLNLQDNGIEVLHPRTFDQTPLVSLKLARNEDLMIRLDTLEGVQRSLQSLSISEINMTNTDWSLPCLTALTQLNISYNNLVAIPDSIVCSPIRELDVRNNAFVSLDDSLVANLSVRLQVLYISGNALNCCDTNWLIILRKAKVNIPDLYKSECITAYNGSLILLTEFLHNPSLFCLYESGTPELSFVLVIIFILFVSTAFTTLVVCIQKVCCQRRSFIV, from the coding sequence ATGATCAGGCAGCTGGGCCTGCTGGCTCTACCAGACCTGAAGAGACTGGACCTCAGCTATAACCATCTTGAGCTCATGGATGATCTGGTTTTCCAGTATGTTCCAGAACTGATAGAACTGAACCTGGCCCGTAATGAGCTGAACAACAACGTTGAGATAAACAGCAAAACCCTACAGCGCCTCCAAACATTGAGGAGGCTGGATATGTCTCTGAACAGCTTAGATGGTGATGCAGTAGGACTTTATATTTCCAACATGTCCTCTCTGGAACACCTAGATCTCACAGGAAATACTTTGATGAAACTAATGTCAAAATCCTTTACAGGAGCCAAGGGCTTGAGAACGATTTCCCTTGAAAATAATCTCATATCACATATAGAGCCGGGGACATTTATAACTTTGAGAGAACTAGAAAGTTTGAACTTGGCCCGAAACAATTTGGCCCACATCTGTGACTTCAAACTCCATCAGGTGAAATTCTTGAACCTGAGCCGAAATTCTATTGAGTTCTTTGTAACACACGAGGATGAGGAATTGTACAAACTTGAAATCTTGGATCTGAGTCACAACAACCTCCTTTATTTTCCAATTGTCCCAAAGACCAGTCATCTGAGACACCTTCACCTGCAACACAACATGTTGGGGGCCATGAGCACAGAGGTCCAGGTGCCAGAGTCCAACACTCTTTACAAAGAGATCACGTGTGCGAAGAACAGTACTTTAGAGAACGATAACATATATTCCAACTGGAGGCACATACCGTTGGTTTATATGGACTTGAGTAACAATCACTTCAGGTACTTTCCTCTACAAACCCTGAGGTATCTGACAGCTTTGGAAACACTGAATTTGAGTACAAACTGTTTGTCTGATTTCAGCTATGACTCTGCGCAGGATGGTACTGTGGGAAACTTTGCCCAACCGCTCTTTCCCTCCTTGCGGTACTTTGACTTGCAAAACAATGACATCACACActtatcccccctctctctacagtCCCTGCCTCGTATAGAGACTCTGAATCTACAACAGAACACCGTGAAGCCATGTGAACCAAGACCAAAACCAGACAACATGACAAAACGAAGCCCACAACCTGATTTGTCCTGCGTCAACTTCAGCCAAATTAGGACTCTAAGACATCTTAACTTACAAGACAATGGCATAGAGGTTCTCCATCCAAGAACTTTTGATCAAACAcctctcgtttctctcaaactggCAAGGAATGAAGATTTGATGATACGCTTGGATACCTTGGAGGGTGTCCAGAGAAGTTTACAGTCACTTAGTATCAGTGAAATTAACATGACAAACACTGACTGGTCTTTACCTTGTTTAACAGCACTGACTCAGCTTAACATTTCCTACAACAACCTAGTTGCGATCCCTGACAGCATTGTATGTTCTCCAATAAGAGAGCTTGATGTTAGAAATAATGCTTTTGTTTCATTAGATGATTCTTTGGTTGCTAATTTGTCTGTGCGTCTTCAAGTTCTATATATTAGTGGAAACGCTTTAAACTGCTGTGATACAAACTGGCTGATAATCTTGAGGAAAGCCAAGGTTAACATTCCAGACCTTTATAAATCGGAATGTATCACAGCTTACAATGGAAGCCTTATACTGCTGACTGAGTTTTTACACAATCCTTCCCTTTTTTGTTTGTATGAGTCTGGGACACCAGAACTGAGTTTTGTACTGGTTATAATATTCATCCTATTTGTGTCTACTGCGTTTACAACATTGGTTGTGTGTATACAAAAAGTGTGTTGCCAAAGAAGATCTTTTATTGTGTGA